The Etheostoma spectabile isolate EspeVRDwgs_2016 unplaced genomic scaffold, UIUC_Espe_1.0 scaffold00003283, whole genome shotgun sequence genome includes a window with the following:
- the LOC116676518 gene encoding aldo-keto reductase family 1 member D1 has product MPTAFKPGDIYYPRDESGKFIIYHQTDLCATWEALEACKDAGLIKSIGVSNFNKRQLELILNKPGLKHKPVSNQVECHPYFTQPKLLEFCQKNDIVIVGYSPLGTSRDASWVNLKCPPLLDDELLASIAKKYNKTTAQVALRFNVQRGVVVIPKSFNPVRIKENFQIFDFSLSETEMKAIEGLNKNIRFVELLMWSDHPEYPFHDDY; this is encoded by the exons ATGCCCACAGCCTTCAAG CCAGGAGATATATACTACCCCAGAGATGAGAGTGGGAAGTTTATCATTTATCATCAAACAGACCTCTGTGCGACATGGGAG GCTTTGGAGGCTTGCAAAGATGCCGGGCTGATAAAATCTATTGGAGTATCCAACTTTAACAAGAGACAACTGGAGTTGATCCTTAACAAACCTGGGCTGAAACACAAGCCTGTGTCAAACCAG GTTGAATGCCATCCGTATTTCACTCAGCCAAAGTTGCTTGAGTTCTGCCAGAAGAATGATATTGTCATTGTTGGATACAGCCCTTTGGGGACATCTAGAGATGCATCCTG GGTGAACCTAAAATGCCCCCCGTTGTTGGACGATGAACTACTGGCATCAATTGCTAAAAAGTATAACAAGACCACAGCCCAGGTGGCCTTGAGGTTCAACGTGCAGAGAGGAGTGGTGGTCATCCCAAAGAGCTTCAACCCTGTTCGCATAAAGGAGAACTTTCAG ATTTTCGACTTCTCTCTTTCTGAGACTGAGATGAAGGCAATTGAGGGATTGAACAAGAATATTCGTTTTGTGGAACTTCTCAT GTGGTCAGATCACCCAGAGTATCCATTTCATGATGACTACTAG